One genomic segment of Ipomoea triloba cultivar NCNSP0323 chromosome 9, ASM357664v1 includes these proteins:
- the LOC116030909 gene encoding zinc finger protein ZAT9-like, whose protein sequence is MENHKCKLCLRSFVNGKALGGHMRSHVIARWSSSSSSSEEYETGAAGGGSSVVVQDGESETELCRGEQVIRPKTPRFRRSKRIRKSSKIHVDDKRGEESSEIMKIRKTTSSSPPPASSISEHTHTSPEEDVAYCLILLSKDKWIKGEEEEEEEEEKVKNKKARGKYRCESCSKVFRSYQALGGHRASHKKIKPNKRTHENAGEIDNNKEKIHECPICYRVFSSGQALGGHKRSHFTASARTTTIASFSPLHCSASTSINGGNFIDLNLPASLDDDDTITQIELSALSDACFLTPH, encoded by the coding sequence ATGGAGAATCATAAGTGCAAGCTGTGTTTGAGGAGTTTCGTTAATGGCAAAGCTCTGGGCGGGCACATGAGATCTCACGTGATTGCACGgtggtcgtcgtcgtcgtcgtcgtcggaAGAATACGAGACCGGCGCCGCCGGCGGTGGCAGCTCCGTGGTTGTTCAAGACGGGGAGAGTGAAACGGAGTTGTGTAGAGGAGAGCAGGTAATAAGGCCAAAAACGCCGCGTTTCAGACGATCCAAGAGGATTAGGAAATCTTCTAAAATCCATGTCGACGACAAGAGAGGAGAAGAATCATCGGAAATAATGAAGATACGGAAAACGACGTCGTCATCGCCGCCGCCGGCGAGTTCAATCTCGGAGCACACGCACACTTCCCCGGAAGAAGACGTTGCGTATTGCTTGATTTTGCTGTCTAAAGACAAGTGGataaaaggagaagaagaagaagaagaagaagaagaaaaagtgaAGAACAAAAAGGCAAGAGGGAAATACAGATGCGAGAGTTGCAGCAAAGTGTTCAGATCTTACCAAGCCCTAGGAGGGCACAGAGCAAGTCACAAGAAGATCAAACCCAACAAGAGAACCCATGAAAATGCAGGGGAGATTGATAATAATAAGGAGAAAATCCATGAATGCCCTATCTGTTACAGAGTATTTTCATCAGGGCAAGCCTTGGGTGGACACAAGAGATCACATTTCACTGCTTCAGCAAGAACAACAACAATTGCAAGTTTTAGTCCTCTACACTGTTCTGCTTCTACCTCTATCAATGGGGGAAATTTTATAGATCTTAATCTTCCTGCCtctcttgatgatgatgacactATCACCCAGATTGAGCTCTCTGCACTTTCTGATGCCTGTTTTCTCACACCCCATTAA
- the LOC116029795 gene encoding uncharacterized protein LOC116029795, translated as MSPYFLDASDAPRHVHVTELLRDGNYGEWVNDMRDALFAKNKMGFVDGSIPVPTPDSPYLQQWMRCNAMVKGWLKNAMERDMRNSVRYANTASDIWVDLEERFGKGSAPRAFEIRRAVVLLQQEKAPVSTYYTKLKSLWDEMMVISPLPKCVCRGCTCNISKQLVEMKEKEQLYDFFMGLDDEFAAVKSQILSSKPTPSIGRAYHMTSEDEQQRKISSTHKPIVEATAL; from the coding sequence ATGTCGCCTTATTTTTTAGATGCTTCAGATGCTCCCAGACACGTTCATGTCACCGAACTCCTTCGTGATGGCAACTACGGGGAGTGGGTAAACGATATGCGTGATGCATTGTTTGCTAAAAACAAGATGGGGTTCGTTGATGGATCCATACCTGTGCCAACACCCGATTCACCATATTTACAACAATGGATGCGTTGTAATGCTATGGTGAAAGGTTGGTTAAAAAATGCTATGGAAAGGGACATGAGGAATAGCGTGAGATACGCTAATACTGCCAGCGACATTTGGGTTGATTTGGAAGAAAGATTTGGAAAGGGAAGTGCGCCTAGAGCCTTTGAAATAAGGCGAGCAGTTGTACTCCTACAACAAGAAAAGGCTCCAGTTTCAACATATTACACAAAACTTAAGAGCCTTTGGGATGAGATGATGGTCATCTCACCACTACCAAAGTGTGTATGTAGGGGATGCACATGCAATATATCAAAGCAATTGGTTGAAATGAAAGAGAAGGAACAACTATACGATTTCTTCATGGGATTAGATGATGAATTTGCTGCTGTGAAATCACAAATCCTCAGTTCAAAGCCAACACCCAGCATTGGTCGGGCATATCATATGACATCTGAAGATGAGCAACAAAGAAAAATCTCATCCACTCATAAACCCATTGTTGAAGCTACCGCATTATAG